Proteins encoded within one genomic window of Bombus vancouverensis nearcticus chromosome 4, iyBomVanc1_principal, whole genome shotgun sequence:
- the LOC117156700 gene encoding uncharacterized protein LOC117156700 isoform X1 — MNSFISIYISIYRYYNRRSSLVTCSQCSVSIQIRIIIFCILEKSSKMSRKRKLSTIKERCRICLIDHGCMKNLFDEVLQSKLNDLSKCTSINIKEEHGMPGIICHICLYKLEMWNEFKEQFIRSNQMLLSQLELIESSDNDTIKSCNNLHQSGEDSLSDTFDKKRTKLDVPPLIPLQFTNTGNITNQTMLKDMYISEDDVTSSKDSSQKAHDASNDDKCKNDEEQENKGNIQLKPTLVPMKVKPLIGRRNITERRKASTKRWVARKKALLAATGETVSDTDSMASDDTQLSPVQKARAKTNMDKELEKQRRLVKVLENLQNTLADKYEHDRNDFVSLDSDTDTHKTRSLKDINSDGSLTGGKNISAKESIKQNEAKKDTFFEEKEILPNSQPEKVVKKKSQKKNETEITEDTFTPYSVKSELEIEDATYIVTSTLMLAGPHYLNKANLNTLSKESKDGSIEQNSQEKNTDIIDAVQLRRINPIPIDVNNKKCVERCLNIEVEGTEIEALKRIQVELASFVEKEMKYRLFGMSNDSIRRDKIGNDYKTSYQTLDQQLKTIIEKTIKKNFESSMIRSCGTDLNSYSQQFGTVSPMFVKEAMNSKKYQPKVILKRLNITKESKLYNINNMHVLIKRTVKSNLGGPFSMVSHKRQSVLPIRYNDYNTSALDSDSYLSDETSETFKTDNNVQKSQENKEQNSVVKQIDESKVADSNNTKNEHQIEIQENIFKITSSHSEKHICGVCDQSFANRSDAITHVRMHKTETTILRHNKHKMMRCKRCHEIVEARFVKAHVCKSTKQYIHKCYVCNSTFRTEKLLVRHLESHDQSEFNIENITKGESQKLTNTNTSQNSKGTVYSKSDKLLKVENNRIMKLENSRTGISIEKIGATKGRGDTVSGAEKLKETYTCFVCDKIFTDEEILKDHLQKHCDDMSEGDQSPGKEQYQCAICGDSLESEDALEAHVEKHLFDEEDDNPNLISIGSENDKSKDEIYQCLQCTEVFNSEMLLEMHMQAHEEEAAIAEWEKQGIKTYEFQCMICDELFETEEDLSEHLDIHNETTHVCQLCDKPFFSLEDLQKHVATH; from the exons ATGAATagttttatttcgatatatatTTCGATCTATCGATATTACAACCGCCGTAGTTCACTCGTAACATGTTCACAGTGTTCCGTATCAATACAGATACGCATAATCATAttttgtattttggaaaagtcgAGCAAAATGTCGAGAAAACGTAAATTATCAACTATAAAAGAAAGATGTCGTATTTGCCTCATTGACCATGGATGtatgaaaaatttattcgatGAAGTTCTACAATCAAAACTAAATGATCTGAGTAAATGTACTTCTATCAAT attAAGGAAGAACATGGAATGCCAGGTATTATTTGTCATATATGCCTCTACAAATTGGAAATGTGGAATGAGTTTAAGGAACAGTTTATACGATCAAATCAAATGTTGTTAAGTCAGTTGGAACTCATAGAATCTTCTGATAATGAT ACCATAAAATCATGCAATAACTTGCATCAAAGTGGAGAAGACAGTCTCTCTGATACTTTTGATAAG AAAAGAACAAAATTGGATGTGCCACCATTAATACCTTTACAGTTTACGAATACAGGAAACATAACAAATCAAACGATGCTAAAGGATATGTATATATCTGAAGATGACGTTACATCTTCGAAAGACTCTTCGCAAAAAGCTCATGATGCTTCCAATGatgataaatgtaaaaatgacGAAGAGCAAGAAAATAAAGGTAATATTCAATTAAAACCAACCTTAGTTCCAATGAAGGTCAAGCCATTAATTGGGAGGCGTAATATAACTGAACGAAGGAAAGCATCGACCAAAAGATGGGTTGCAAGAAAAAAGGCACTCCTTGCAGCAACAGGAGAAACTGTTTCAGATACAGATTCTATGGCTTCAGACGATACACAGCTATCACCAGTACAGAAAGCAAGAGCAAAGACAAATATGGATAAAGAACTTGAAAAGCAAAGAAGATTGGTCAAAGTGTTAGAGAACTTGCAAAACACTTTGGCAGATAAATATGAACATGATAGAAATGATTTTGTGAGTTTAGACAGTGATACGGATACACATAAGACAAGATCTCTTAAAGACATAAATTCTGATGGTTCTTTAACtggaggaaaaaatatatcTGCCAAAGAAAGTATTAAACAAAATGAAGCAAAGAAAGATACATTTttcgaagagaaagaaattctTCCTAATTCACAGCCAGAAAAAGTTGTTAAAAAGAAATCgcagaagaaaaatgaaacggaAATAACCGAAGATACATTTACACCATATTCAGTAAAATCAGAATTAGAAATTGAAGATGCTACGTATATTGTTACATCTACATTAATGCTCGCTGGGcctcattatttaaataaagcaAATTTAAATACTTTGTCAAAGGAATCTAAAGATGGTAGTATTGAACAAAATTCTCAAGAGAAAAATACCGATATTATCGATGCTGTGCAACTTCGTAGGATAAATCCAATTCCAATAGatgttaataataaaaaatgtgtcGAAAGATGTTTGAATATAGAAGTAGAGGGAACAGAGATAGAAGCATTAAAACGCATACAAGTTGAATTAGCAAGttttgtagagaaagaaatgaaatacaGATTATTTGGAATGAGTAATGATAGTATAAGAAGAGATAAGATAGGAAATGACTATAAAACTTCGTATCAAACTCTAGATCAACAGTTGAAAACTATAATAGAAAAGActataaagaaaaatttcgaATCGTCTATGATAAGAAGTTGTGGCACTGATCTTAATTCATATTCTCAACAATTTGGGACAGTCTCTCCAATGTTTGTAAAGGAGGCAATGAATTCTAAAAAGTACCAACCAAAAGTCATATTAAAACGTTTGAACATTACAAAAGAAAGTAAACtctacaatattaataatatgcaTGTTTTAATTAAGCGTACAGTTAAGAGCAATCTTGGTGGACCATTTAGTATGGTTTCTCATAAAAGACAAAGTGTACTACCAATAAGATATAATGATTATAATACTTCTGCTTTGGATTCTGACTCATATTTATCAGATGAAACTTCTGAAACATTTAAAACTGATAATAATGTACAAAAGTCAcaagaaaataaagaacaaaataGTGTCGTAAAACAGATAGATGAATCGAAAGTTGCGGATTCTAATAATACTAAAAATGAAcatcaaatagaaattcaagaaaatatttttaaaattacttcATCACATAGTGAAAAACATATATGTGGTGTATGTGATCAATCATTTGCTAATCGTAGTGATGCTATTACACATGTTCGTATGCATAAAACAGAAACCACTATATTGCGACATAATAAGCACAAAATGATGCGATGTAAAAGATGTCATGAAATAGTAGAAGCTAGATTCGTAAAAGCTCATGTATGTAAATCTACAAAACAATACATTCACAAATGTTATGTATGCAATTCTACATTTCGAACTGAGAAACTGTTGGTACGCCATTTAGAAAGTCATGATCAGTCTGaatttaatatagaaaacaTAACAAAAGGAGAATCTCAAAAGTTAACAAATACAAACACATCACAGAATTCTAAAGGCACAGTATACTCAAAGTCAGATAAACTTTTGAAAGTAGAGAATAATCGAATTATGAAGTTAGAGAATTCTAGGACAGGAATAAGTATTGAGAAAATAGGAGCAACCAAAGGAAGAGGAGATACTGTGTCAGGAGCAGAGAAACTAAAGGAAACGTATACTTGTTTCGTATGTGACAAAATTTTTACAGATGAGGAAATATTAAAAGATCATTTACAAAAGCATTGTGATGATATGAGCGAGGGTGATCAAAGTCCTGGCAAAGAGCAGTATCAATGTGCAATCTGTGGGGACTCATTAGAATCTGAGGATGCATTGGAAGCACACGTTGAAAAACATTTGTTTGATGAAGAGGATGATAATCCCAATCTTATTAGTATTGGCAGTGAAAATGATAAGTCAAAGGATGAAATCTATCAATGTCTGCAATGTACAGAAGTGTTTAATTCAGAGATGTTACTAGAAATGCATATGCAAGCTCATGAAGAAGAAGCTGCAATAGCAGAATGGGAGAAACAAGGAATAAAAACTTATGAATTTCAGTGTATGATTTGTGATGAACTTTTTGAAACAGAAGAGGATTTATCGGAACATTTAGATATACATAATGAAACTACGCATGTTTGTCAATTATGTGATAAACCATTTTTCAGTCTTGAAGACTTACAGAAACATGTTGCAACTCATTAA
- the LOC117156700 gene encoding uncharacterized protein LOC117156700 isoform X2: MSRKRKLSTIKERCRICLIDHGCMKNLFDEVLQSKLNDLSKCTSINIKEEHGMPGIICHICLYKLEMWNEFKEQFIRSNQMLLSQLELIESSDNDTIKSCNNLHQSGEDSLSDTFDKKRTKLDVPPLIPLQFTNTGNITNQTMLKDMYISEDDVTSSKDSSQKAHDASNDDKCKNDEEQENKGNIQLKPTLVPMKVKPLIGRRNITERRKASTKRWVARKKALLAATGETVSDTDSMASDDTQLSPVQKARAKTNMDKELEKQRRLVKVLENLQNTLADKYEHDRNDFVSLDSDTDTHKTRSLKDINSDGSLTGGKNISAKESIKQNEAKKDTFFEEKEILPNSQPEKVVKKKSQKKNETEITEDTFTPYSVKSELEIEDATYIVTSTLMLAGPHYLNKANLNTLSKESKDGSIEQNSQEKNTDIIDAVQLRRINPIPIDVNNKKCVERCLNIEVEGTEIEALKRIQVELASFVEKEMKYRLFGMSNDSIRRDKIGNDYKTSYQTLDQQLKTIIEKTIKKNFESSMIRSCGTDLNSYSQQFGTVSPMFVKEAMNSKKYQPKVILKRLNITKESKLYNINNMHVLIKRTVKSNLGGPFSMVSHKRQSVLPIRYNDYNTSALDSDSYLSDETSETFKTDNNVQKSQENKEQNSVVKQIDESKVADSNNTKNEHQIEIQENIFKITSSHSEKHICGVCDQSFANRSDAITHVRMHKTETTILRHNKHKMMRCKRCHEIVEARFVKAHVCKSTKQYIHKCYVCNSTFRTEKLLVRHLESHDQSEFNIENITKGESQKLTNTNTSQNSKGTVYSKSDKLLKVENNRIMKLENSRTGISIEKIGATKGRGDTVSGAEKLKETYTCFVCDKIFTDEEILKDHLQKHCDDMSEGDQSPGKEQYQCAICGDSLESEDALEAHVEKHLFDEEDDNPNLISIGSENDKSKDEIYQCLQCTEVFNSEMLLEMHMQAHEEEAAIAEWEKQGIKTYEFQCMICDELFETEEDLSEHLDIHNETTHVCQLCDKPFFSLEDLQKHVATH; encoded by the exons ATGTCGAGAAAACGTAAATTATCAACTATAAAAGAAAGATGTCGTATTTGCCTCATTGACCATGGATGtatgaaaaatttattcgatGAAGTTCTACAATCAAAACTAAATGATCTGAGTAAATGTACTTCTATCAAT attAAGGAAGAACATGGAATGCCAGGTATTATTTGTCATATATGCCTCTACAAATTGGAAATGTGGAATGAGTTTAAGGAACAGTTTATACGATCAAATCAAATGTTGTTAAGTCAGTTGGAACTCATAGAATCTTCTGATAATGAT ACCATAAAATCATGCAATAACTTGCATCAAAGTGGAGAAGACAGTCTCTCTGATACTTTTGATAAG AAAAGAACAAAATTGGATGTGCCACCATTAATACCTTTACAGTTTACGAATACAGGAAACATAACAAATCAAACGATGCTAAAGGATATGTATATATCTGAAGATGACGTTACATCTTCGAAAGACTCTTCGCAAAAAGCTCATGATGCTTCCAATGatgataaatgtaaaaatgacGAAGAGCAAGAAAATAAAGGTAATATTCAATTAAAACCAACCTTAGTTCCAATGAAGGTCAAGCCATTAATTGGGAGGCGTAATATAACTGAACGAAGGAAAGCATCGACCAAAAGATGGGTTGCAAGAAAAAAGGCACTCCTTGCAGCAACAGGAGAAACTGTTTCAGATACAGATTCTATGGCTTCAGACGATACACAGCTATCACCAGTACAGAAAGCAAGAGCAAAGACAAATATGGATAAAGAACTTGAAAAGCAAAGAAGATTGGTCAAAGTGTTAGAGAACTTGCAAAACACTTTGGCAGATAAATATGAACATGATAGAAATGATTTTGTGAGTTTAGACAGTGATACGGATACACATAAGACAAGATCTCTTAAAGACATAAATTCTGATGGTTCTTTAACtggaggaaaaaatatatcTGCCAAAGAAAGTATTAAACAAAATGAAGCAAAGAAAGATACATTTttcgaagagaaagaaattctTCCTAATTCACAGCCAGAAAAAGTTGTTAAAAAGAAATCgcagaagaaaaatgaaacggaAATAACCGAAGATACATTTACACCATATTCAGTAAAATCAGAATTAGAAATTGAAGATGCTACGTATATTGTTACATCTACATTAATGCTCGCTGGGcctcattatttaaataaagcaAATTTAAATACTTTGTCAAAGGAATCTAAAGATGGTAGTATTGAACAAAATTCTCAAGAGAAAAATACCGATATTATCGATGCTGTGCAACTTCGTAGGATAAATCCAATTCCAATAGatgttaataataaaaaatgtgtcGAAAGATGTTTGAATATAGAAGTAGAGGGAACAGAGATAGAAGCATTAAAACGCATACAAGTTGAATTAGCAAGttttgtagagaaagaaatgaaatacaGATTATTTGGAATGAGTAATGATAGTATAAGAAGAGATAAGATAGGAAATGACTATAAAACTTCGTATCAAACTCTAGATCAACAGTTGAAAACTATAATAGAAAAGActataaagaaaaatttcgaATCGTCTATGATAAGAAGTTGTGGCACTGATCTTAATTCATATTCTCAACAATTTGGGACAGTCTCTCCAATGTTTGTAAAGGAGGCAATGAATTCTAAAAAGTACCAACCAAAAGTCATATTAAAACGTTTGAACATTACAAAAGAAAGTAAACtctacaatattaataatatgcaTGTTTTAATTAAGCGTACAGTTAAGAGCAATCTTGGTGGACCATTTAGTATGGTTTCTCATAAAAGACAAAGTGTACTACCAATAAGATATAATGATTATAATACTTCTGCTTTGGATTCTGACTCATATTTATCAGATGAAACTTCTGAAACATTTAAAACTGATAATAATGTACAAAAGTCAcaagaaaataaagaacaaaataGTGTCGTAAAACAGATAGATGAATCGAAAGTTGCGGATTCTAATAATACTAAAAATGAAcatcaaatagaaattcaagaaaatatttttaaaattacttcATCACATAGTGAAAAACATATATGTGGTGTATGTGATCAATCATTTGCTAATCGTAGTGATGCTATTACACATGTTCGTATGCATAAAACAGAAACCACTATATTGCGACATAATAAGCACAAAATGATGCGATGTAAAAGATGTCATGAAATAGTAGAAGCTAGATTCGTAAAAGCTCATGTATGTAAATCTACAAAACAATACATTCACAAATGTTATGTATGCAATTCTACATTTCGAACTGAGAAACTGTTGGTACGCCATTTAGAAAGTCATGATCAGTCTGaatttaatatagaaaacaTAACAAAAGGAGAATCTCAAAAGTTAACAAATACAAACACATCACAGAATTCTAAAGGCACAGTATACTCAAAGTCAGATAAACTTTTGAAAGTAGAGAATAATCGAATTATGAAGTTAGAGAATTCTAGGACAGGAATAAGTATTGAGAAAATAGGAGCAACCAAAGGAAGAGGAGATACTGTGTCAGGAGCAGAGAAACTAAAGGAAACGTATACTTGTTTCGTATGTGACAAAATTTTTACAGATGAGGAAATATTAAAAGATCATTTACAAAAGCATTGTGATGATATGAGCGAGGGTGATCAAAGTCCTGGCAAAGAGCAGTATCAATGTGCAATCTGTGGGGACTCATTAGAATCTGAGGATGCATTGGAAGCACACGTTGAAAAACATTTGTTTGATGAAGAGGATGATAATCCCAATCTTATTAGTATTGGCAGTGAAAATGATAAGTCAAAGGATGAAATCTATCAATGTCTGCAATGTACAGAAGTGTTTAATTCAGAGATGTTACTAGAAATGCATATGCAAGCTCATGAAGAAGAAGCTGCAATAGCAGAATGGGAGAAACAAGGAATAAAAACTTATGAATTTCAGTGTATGATTTGTGATGAACTTTTTGAAACAGAAGAGGATTTATCGGAACATTTAGATATACATAATGAAACTACGCATGTTTGTCAATTATGTGATAAACCATTTTTCAGTCTTGAAGACTTACAGAAACATGTTGCAACTCATTAA
- the LOC117156702 gene encoding uncharacterized protein LOC117156702: protein MRNLMIAIVLISPCLGDVSHLLSEYSTTTTTTPPPPPRPYSFQYQSGRYPGNIDRVHQESGDGAGHVQGSYSFIDPKHKIRTVQYAADESGFHASLINYEDTIAQPIDSEAVRLAKEKHFRLYQKIAESNAHGVPVNLPRDSASVGRAKDRHIQLYQKIAEEHAAIANQREAARLAYEATSVVNDVNPDHAY from the exons ATGAGAAATCTAATG ATCGCAATCGTTCTGATTAGCCCCTGCCTGGGGGACGTATCGCATCTTTTGTCAGAATATTCTACGACGACTACAACTACTCCACCACCGCCTCCTAGACCTTACAGTTTTCAATACCAGTCGGGACGATATCCTGGAAACATTGATCGTGTTCATCAAGAGAGTGGAGATGGCGCTGGACATGTTCAAG GCTCTTATTCCTTCATCGATCCCAAGCATAAAATACGAACGGTTCAATATGCTGCTGATGAAAGTGGATTTCACGCATCTTTAATAAATTATGAAGATACTATCGCCCAACCTATCGATTCTGAAGCTGTGAGACTCGCGAAGGAAAAACATTTTCGATTATATCAGAAAATTGCCGAGTCAAATGCTCATGGCGTCCCAGTCAATCTACCACGG GATTCGGCGAGTGTGGGGAGAGCGAAGGACAGACATATTCAACTCTACCAGAAGATAGCCGAGGAGCATGCAGCAATTGCAAATCAAAGAGAGGCAGCACGATTAGCTTACGAAGCTACTTCTGTAGTAAACGATGTAAATCCTGACCATGCGTATTAA
- the LOC117156818 gene encoding uncharacterized protein LOC117156818, whose translation MVNKKMIPLPYPFSLEEELKKNSELKMSDIEMLREWCDKQQHLPKPSNLHLILFLHSNYYSMEAAKNTIENFFTIRSHVPEFFDNRDPLGSKELRQAFNVVFSSELPGLSKHGYKILFGRLMDTNPSHYSFEDSNKNIFMGCDLIGLKNGTCDGYIFIADTSNVTLGHVGRINPMGMKKLVMYVQEAIPVRIKGIHFINTPSVMDVILNMAKPFMKKELWNMIHLHSSLKTLEEYISLDLLPNEIGGKAGSLADMQEARINEIDSKREWFLEEMKYGKVDESLRIGKSNIANDLFGVEGTFKKLDIDLHTFLGNKIYSWNSNMASQGMKYEDELKNNQDLKEEDMQMLRDWYKKQPHLPKITDSELVLFLHSNYYRMEPTKTTIDAYYTVRSHVPEFFSNRDPLGTKELRKSFQTISIQVLETKTPEGYAVLYGRLIDTDPSNYVYNDAMKFLSMVLDLWLYKEGTTQGHIILFDMKNVVFGHAARLNPMGLKKYLFYLQEALPVRLKGFHFMNITSVMDVILNMMKPFMKKELLDMLHTHTTLDTVAKFLPVDILPNEAGGKAGPLMQLHEKSVKMLEDNRDWFLEEEQTRRVNESLRAGKGKTATDLFGVEGTFKKLDID comes from the exons GGCAGCTAAGAATACTATAGAGaatttttttactattagatCTCATGTTCCTGAGTTTTTTGATAACAGAGACCCTTTGGGATCCAAAGAATTGCGGCAAGCTTTTAATGTTGT TTTCAGTTCTGAATTGCCCGGACTCTCAAAACATGGTTACAAGATACTCTTCGGAAGGTTAATGGATACTAATCCATCGCACTATTCTTTCGAAGATAGTAACAAGAATATCTTCATGGGATGCGATTTGATTGGTTTGAAAAATGGCACTTGCGATGGCTATATTTTTATCGCAGATACATCTAACGTGACTCTCGGCCACGTAGGGCGGATAAATCCTATGGGGATGAAAAAGCTAGTGATGTACGTTCAGGAAGCCATACCTGTTCGTATAAAGGGCATACATTTTATTAATACTCCTTCAGTGATGGATGTCATCCTGAATATGGCAAAACCGTTTATGAAAAAGGAACTTTGGAACATG atacaCCTGCATTCGTCGTTAAAAACACTGGAAGAATACATCTCTCTCGATCTCTTACCGAATGAAATCGGTGGAAAAGCTGGATCGCTAGCTGACATGCAGGAAGCGCGGATAAATGAAATCGACAGTAAACGAGAATGGTTCCTCGAAGAAATGAAATATGGCAAGGTGGATGAGTCGTTGCGTATTGGAAAAAGTAACATCGCCAATGATCTGTTTGGTGTCGAGGGCACATTCAAAAAGCTCGACATAGAT CTTCATACATTTTTGGGTAACAAGATATATTCTTG GAACTCAAATATGGCATCCCAAGGAATGAAATACGAAGATGAGTTAAAGAATAATCAAGACCTGAAAGAGGAAGACATGCAGATGTTAAGAGACTGGTACAAGAAACAGCCTCATCTACCAAAAATAACAGATTCCGAATTGGTGTTATTTCTACATAGTAATTACTATCGGATGGAACCCACAAAAACGACTATTGATGCATATTATACTGTGAGGAGTCACGTACCCGAATTCTTTTCCAATAGAGATCCTTTAGGGACGAAGGAATTAAGGAAATCTTTTCAGACAAT ATCTATTCAAGTTTTAGAGACGAAAACGCCAGAAGGTTACGCTGTTCTTTACGGAAGACTAATCGATACGGATCCTTCGAATTATGTCTATAACGATGCAATGAAATTTCTGAGCATGGTGCTTGATTTGTGGCTTTACAAAGAAGGCACAACTCAGGGGCACATCATTTTATTCGATATGAAGAACGTTGTATTCGGTCACGCTGCTCGATTGAATCCGATGGGTTTGAAGAagtatcttttttatttgcaaGAGGCATTGCCAGTTCGCTTGAAAGGGTTCCATTTTATGAATATTACGAGCGTGATGGATGTGATACTGAATATGATGAAACCGTTCATGAAGAAGGAATTATTAGACATG CTTCATACACATACAACTTTGGATACAGTAGCGAAATTTTTACCAGTAGATATATTACCAAACGAGGCAGGTGGGAAGGCTGGTCCATTAATGCAACTCCACGAAAAGTCTGTCAAAATGCTCGAGGATAATCGTGACTGGTTTTTGGAAGAAGAACAAACAAGGCGTGTTAATGAATCATTGAGAGCAGGTAAAGGGAAAACAGCGACCGATCTATTTGGTGTTGAAGGCACTTTCAAGAAACTCGATATTGATTAA